A section of the Spirochaetota bacterium genome encodes:
- a CDS encoding inositol-3-phosphate synthase yields METNSEIIKPNGKMGILIPGLGAVSSTFIAGVTLILKGFNTPIGSLSQMGKIRVSKGENAKYVNINEFVPLADLSDLEFGGWDIFEDNCYQVASKAKVLQQSQIDLVKEELSCIKPWKAVFNKNYVKKLDGDWIKDAPSYWDLAQMVKNDIIEFKEEKNISRAVMIWCGSTEIFQGIVPGVHDTLENFEKGLKESDENIAPSMIYAYAALDLGIPFANGAPNLCIDIPALRELADRNRVPISGKDFKTGQTLIKTIIAPGLKARMIGLNGWYSTNILGNRDGEVLDDPESFKTKEVSKLSVLDQIFQPELYPDLYDDYYHLVRINYYPPRGDNKEGWDNIDIFGWLGYQMQIKIDFLCRDSILAAPIVLDLALFLDLAQRASMYGIQDWLSFYWKSPIYETGQQPIHDLFVQLMKLKNTLRWLMNIPPVTYLGSESYD; encoded by the coding sequence ATGGAAACAAATTCAGAAATAATTAAACCAAATGGGAAAATGGGTATTCTAATTCCAGGACTTGGCGCTGTTAGCTCAACCTTTATCGCGGGAGTAACACTGATATTGAAGGGTTTTAATACTCCCATAGGTTCATTATCCCAAATGGGAAAAATTAGAGTAAGCAAAGGCGAAAATGCAAAATATGTAAACATAAACGAATTTGTACCCCTTGCTGATTTAAGCGATCTTGAGTTTGGCGGATGGGATATCTTTGAGGATAATTGTTATCAGGTTGCATCAAAGGCGAAGGTGCTCCAACAATCACAAATTGATCTTGTAAAGGAAGAGTTATCCTGCATAAAGCCCTGGAAGGCTGTATTTAATAAAAACTATGTAAAAAAGTTGGATGGTGATTGGATTAAGGATGCTCCTTCTTATTGGGATCTCGCCCAGATGGTAAAAAATGACATAATAGAGTTTAAAGAAGAAAAAAATATAAGCCGGGCTGTAATGATATGGTGCGGAAGCACTGAAATATTTCAAGGAATTGTGCCTGGTGTGCATGATACATTGGAGAACTTTGAGAAGGGGTTAAAGGAAAGCGATGAGAATATTGCCCCAAGCATGATCTACGCCTATGCTGCCCTTGATTTAGGAATACCCTTTGCTAATGGCGCGCCAAATCTATGTATTGACATACCTGCCCTCAGGGAACTGGCAGACAGGAACAGGGTTCCCATAAGCGGAAAGGACTTTAAAACAGGCCAAACCCTAATAAAAACCATCATTGCGCCTGGATTAAAGGCTAGAATGATCGGCCTCAATGGCTGGTATTCCACTAACATACTTGGGAATCGGGATGGCGAAGTGCTTGATGATCCTGAATCCTTCAAGACAAAGGAGGTCAGCAAACTCTCTGTATTAGATCAAATATTTCAACCTGAACTATATCCTGATCTATACGATGATTATTATCATCTTGTAAGAATAAACTATTACCCCCCGCGCGGCGATAATAAAGAGGGCTGGGACAACATCGATATCTTTGGATGGCTTGGCTATCAGATGCAGATTAAAATTGATTTTCTTTGCAGAGACTCAATTCTTGCTGCCCCAATTGTCCTTGACCTAGCCCTATTCCTTGATCTTGCACAGAGGGCATCAATGTATGGCATTCAGGATTGGTTATCCTTTTATTGGAAGAGCCCAATCTATGAGACCGGCCAACAACCCATACATGATCTCTTTGTTCAATTGATGAAACTTAAAAATACTCTTCGTTGGTTGATGAATATCCCGCCAGTTACTTATCTGGGTTCTGAATCATACGATTGA
- a CDS encoding TrkH family potassium uptake protein — MNLKSILRVIALLLIIISLFMLIPTFIALYYNEIHEAKCFLSTMGVIFIISLVALALSRNERREMLSIKDGFLLVALSWICASLFGAIPFYISGNIPNFADAAFETISGFTTTGASILTNIESLPKSILLWRSLTHWLGGMGIVVLAVAILPLLGIGGLQLIKAEAPGPTIDKITPRIAETAKILWYIYLGFTIAEIILLMIGGLDLFDAMTHTFGTLATGGFSPKNSSVGHYNSTYIDAIITFFMIMAGINFILHYHMITGRIGFLLKNTEFKAYILIFVCSSIFITYDLYGNFCNSIGQSLRYASFQVASILTTTGYATADYEKWPFMTQAILFILMFIGGCSGSTGGGIKVIRIITLFKQGLLEMKYLLHPRGIFILKISGNTIKKDIVHAISSFFFLYIFLLLLVALVVASSKQDVLTSLATALATVGNIGPGFGKIGPTENYAFFPDYVKGVLCFAMLVGRLEVYTILIIFTPAFWRK; from the coding sequence ATGAATTTAAAATCAATATTAAGAGTAATAGCATTACTGCTAATTATCATCTCCCTTTTTATGCTAATCCCTACTTTCATAGCATTATACTATAATGAAATACATGAAGCTAAGTGCTTTTTATCTACAATGGGAGTAATTTTCATAATCTCATTAGTCGCCCTGGCATTGTCCAGGAATGAGAGGAGGGAGATGCTCTCGATAAAGGATGGCTTTCTTCTTGTGGCATTAAGCTGGATATGCGCATCACTCTTTGGCGCTATCCCATTCTATATCTCAGGCAATATCCCTAACTTTGCTGATGCAGCCTTTGAGACCATCTCAGGATTTACAACTACTGGGGCATCAATATTAACAAATATCGAGAGTTTGCCAAAATCTATACTCCTATGGCGTTCATTAACACACTGGTTAGGGGGTATGGGAATCGTTGTATTAGCTGTAGCCATTTTGCCCCTATTGGGAATAGGTGGGTTGCAGCTTATAAAAGCAGAGGCGCCTGGCCCAACCATTGATAAAATTACCCCGCGAATAGCTGAAACAGCCAAGATACTCTGGTACATCTATTTAGGATTTACAATCGCTGAAATCATTCTCTTAATGATAGGGGGGCTCGATCTTTTTGATGCTATGACACATACCTTCGGAACCCTAGCTACCGGAGGCTTTTCACCAAAGAATAGCAGCGTAGGTCATTACAATTCAACCTATATCGATGCCATTATTACTTTTTTTATGATTATGGCTGGCATCAATTTTATCCTTCACTATCATATGATAACAGGAAGAATTGGATTTCTTTTAAAAAATACAGAATTCAAGGCCTATATACTCATATTTGTGTGTTCGAGTATCTTTATTACCTACGATTTATATGGAAATTTCTGCAACTCTATTGGTCAAAGTCTAAGATATGCCAGCTTTCAAGTTGCTAGCATCCTAACTACCACCGGTTATGCTACAGCGGATTATGAGAAGTGGCCATTTATGACACAAGCGATCCTATTTATTCTAATGTTTATAGGAGGTTGCTCAGGCTCAACAGGGGGTGGGATAAAGGTTATCAGAATTATCACACTCTTTAAGCAGGGATTATTAGAAATGAAATACCTCCTCCATCCCAGAGGAATCTTTATACTCAAGATAAGTGGGAATACAATAAAAAAGGATATTGTACACGCAATATCCAGCTTCTTCTTCCTCTACATATTTTTGCTGCTCCTCGTAGCATTAGTAGTTGCTTCATCCAAGCAGGATGTTCTAACCTCACTTGCCACCGCTCTTGCTACTGTTGGTAATATTGGGCCAGGCTTTGGGAAAATAGGGCCAACGGAAAATTATGCCTTTTTCCCAGATTATGTAAAGGGTGTCCTATGCTTCGCCATGTTAGTAGGAAGGCTGGAGGTCTATACCATTCTAATTATTTTTACTCCCGCCTTTTGGAGAAAGTAG
- a CDS encoding nucleotide exchange factor GrpE gives MVKDKPREYDYNEESKNKNESKGDILNDEIEDPCSGETKSQGDIINEDKDIPITEKQIEIEGTETINNDLQKKDEEIQSLMDLLKRRQADFENYKKRRIKEQEEYKQVVIKDIALDILNINDDLLRAIDAASNFSDQDSLEQVHRSFVEGVLMISNRIEDSLKKYGIIEIDSINQEFDPSLNEAVEIDMSEDVKKDTITKVYQKGFRLNDQVLRCSKVKVTKSKKME, from the coding sequence ATGGTAAAAGATAAGCCAAGAGAATACGATTATAATGAAGAATCTAAAAATAAAAATGAATCAAAGGGGGATATCTTAAATGATGAGATAGAAGATCCTTGCTCAGGGGAGACTAAGAGTCAAGGGGATATAATCAATGAGGACAAGGACATACCAATCACAGAAAAACAAATTGAGATTGAGGGAACAGAGACCATAAACAATGATTTACAAAAGAAGGATGAAGAAATACAATCATTGATGGATCTATTAAAAAGAAGACAGGCAGACTTTGAGAATTACAAAAAGAGAAGGATTAAAGAGCAGGAGGAATATAAGCAGGTAGTAATTAAGGACATCGCTCTCGACATTTTAAATATCAATGATGATCTTCTACGAGCCATTGACGCAGCATCAAATTTTTCTGATCAGGACTCACTTGAGCAGGTTCATAGATCCTTTGTTGAGGGAGTGCTTATGATATCAAATAGAATTGAAGATTCATTAAAAAAATATGGAATTATCGAAATTGATTCTATTAATCAAGAGTTTGATCCAAGTCTCAACGAAGCAGTAGAGATTGATATGAGTGAAGATGTCAAAAAGGACACAATAACAAAGGTATATCAAAAGGGATTCCGTCTTAATGATCAGGTTTTAAGATGTTCAAAAGTAAAGGTAACAAAATCAAAGAAAATGGAATAG
- the dnaJ gene encoding molecular chaperone DnaJ yields the protein MASKRDYYDVLGIKKNAADDEIKQAYRKLALKYHPDKNKGNPEAEDKFKEATEAYEILRDPKKRAAYDRYGHDGVSGFEGFGRGAYTDFSDIFGDLDLGDIFESFFGSGMGAKTKSRRVRRGADIQYDLVITLEDAAFGKEVKIEVPRDETCPSCDGTGSASGTKPSVCPVCNGTGNIRQTQGFFSISQTCYKCRGDGKIITSPCKTCSGRGLVPKRRNISVKIPPGVESGSRLKISGEGEQGPHGGPSGDLYVFMHIQKHNVFERHGNDIVNIADISFPMACLGGEIQVPTISGKKAKMKIPPGTENGQIFRLKGNGIPYLGSYGKGDQLIKVNLIVPKKLTPRQKELLQEFAKLDGERVGSSSRQFYE from the coding sequence TTGGCTTCAAAAAGAGATTATTATGATGTCTTAGGTATAAAGAAGAATGCCGCTGATGATGAGATCAAACAGGCATATAGAAAGCTTGCATTAAAGTATCATCCGGATAAGAATAAGGGAAATCCTGAGGCTGAAGACAAGTTTAAGGAAGCGACTGAGGCTTATGAAATTCTGAGGGATCCCAAAAAAAGGGCAGCGTATGATAGATACGGACATGATGGGGTAAGCGGATTTGAGGGTTTTGGCAGAGGTGCCTATACCGATTTTTCAGATATCTTTGGCGATCTAGATCTAGGCGATATTTTTGAAAGCTTTTTTGGATCCGGTATGGGAGCCAAGACCAAATCCAGGAGGGTAAGAAGGGGAGCGGATATTCAATATGATCTTGTAATTACGCTTGAAGATGCGGCATTTGGTAAAGAGGTCAAGATAGAGGTGCCTAGGGATGAGACTTGTCCTTCATGTGATGGGACAGGATCTGCCTCAGGCACTAAACCTTCAGTTTGTCCAGTATGTAATGGTACGGGTAATATTAGACAAACTCAGGGCTTCTTTTCAATTAGCCAAACCTGTTATAAATGTAGAGGCGATGGTAAAATAATCACTAGCCCTTGTAAGACCTGTAGTGGTAGAGGACTGGTGCCAAAGCGAAGAAATATATCAGTTAAAATACCCCCAGGGGTGGAATCCGGTTCCAGATTAAAAATTAGTGGCGAGGGGGAACAGGGGCCTCATGGTGGTCCAAGCGGGGATTTGTATGTATTTATGCATATACAAAAGCATAACGTCTTTGAACGACATGGGAATGACATTGTCAACATTGCAGATATATCCTTTCCTATGGCTTGCCTTGGTGGTGAAATCCAGGTCCCAACCATTTCCGGAAAGAAGGCGAAGATGAAGATTCCACCTGGAACAGAAAATGGCCAAATCTTCAGACTAAAGGGTAATGGCATCCCCTATCTTGGATCATATGGCAAGGGAGATCAATTAATAAAAGTTAATCTGATTGTGCCCAAGAAATTAACGCCAAGACAGAAGGAATTGTTACAAGAATTCGCAAAACTGGATGGAGAAAGAGTAGGATCATCTTCAAGGCAATTCTATGAGTAA
- the murJ gene encoding murein biosynthesis integral membrane protein MurJ, with amino-acid sequence MKNSLVKSTSIVALSTLFSRITGFIRDMIIADCFGASGKLDGFFIAFRIPNLLRRLVAEGALTISFIPIYTEYLTKRDHKEALELAQKTLSILILILIVFTVIGEIFSPAIVKLFAYGFTDSARIGLTVFLNRILFPYIFLVGLVAFSMGVLNSHGRFFSPAFAPVLLNVGFIIGAIYFSRFFNEPLYGLAIGVLFGGLLQVLLQIPYLINTGFRIKFSVDLKHPGIRRIFRMITPALFGIAVYQINILMSTILASMLAPGSISYLYYSDRLTEIVLGVFIFSISNVILPEMSNFSANNDLERLKSLYIIAVKASLFLAIPASIAMMTVGTPIISTLFMRGEFTPLHVSLTYKALLYASIGVTSISILRITTPAFYSLKDTKTPVITSAIAFILNIVLGYLLMQTSLKHAGLSLANSISVTVQTIILVGWLQRRIGILSIESLILPVIKYIASGLVMAYIIWNISGFVDWFNDPFAKRLLFLLLIVIVGGTTYLLICIVAGVKEISLVRDKLYKISKATFSKRRE; translated from the coding sequence TTGAAGAACTCACTAGTAAAATCCACTAGCATCGTTGCCCTCTCGACACTATTTAGTCGAATTACAGGTTTTATCAGAGATATGATAATCGCTGATTGTTTTGGCGCATCCGGCAAGCTGGATGGCTTCTTCATAGCCTTTAGAATACCCAATCTATTAAGAAGGCTTGTGGCAGAGGGAGCGCTTACAATATCCTTCATACCAATTTATACTGAGTATTTAACAAAGAGGGACCATAAAGAGGCCCTGGAACTGGCTCAGAAGACCTTAAGTATACTTATACTGATATTGATAGTATTTACTGTTATAGGGGAGATATTCTCTCCGGCTATTGTAAAGCTCTTCGCTTATGGCTTCACTGACTCAGCTAGGATTGGTTTAACAGTGTTTTTAAACAGGATATTATTCCCATATATCTTCCTCGTTGGACTTGTGGCATTTTCAATGGGTGTATTAAATTCTCACGGACGCTTCTTCTCGCCAGCGTTTGCGCCTGTGCTTCTAAACGTTGGATTTATAATTGGTGCTATCTACTTTAGCAGATTCTTCAACGAACCCCTTTATGGACTAGCCATAGGGGTGCTCTTTGGAGGGTTGCTGCAGGTGCTTTTACAGATTCCTTATTTGATAAATACAGGGTTTAGGATAAAATTTTCAGTAGATTTGAAACATCCTGGCATAAGAAGGATATTCAGAATGATCACACCAGCGCTCTTTGGGATTGCGGTATATCAGATAAATATCCTGATGAGTACAATACTAGCTTCAATGCTCGCGCCTGGAAGCATATCCTATCTCTATTACTCTGACAGATTGACGGAGATCGTTTTAGGCGTCTTTATCTTTTCAATTAGCAATGTTATTTTGCCGGAGATGTCAAACTTTTCTGCTAACAATGACCTTGAGAGGCTTAAGAGTCTATACATAATCGCTGTGAAGGCCTCCCTTTTTCTTGCAATACCAGCCAGCATCGCGATGATGACAGTTGGCACCCCAATCATATCCACACTTTTTATGAGGGGTGAGTTTACGCCACTCCATGTGAGTTTGACATATAAAGCCCTCCTTTACGCCAGCATAGGCGTCACATCAATATCCATCTTAAGGATAACTACTCCAGCATTTTACTCACTAAAGGACACAAAAACGCCTGTAATTACATCTGCAATCGCATTTATTCTGAATATTGTCCTAGGATATCTGCTTATGCAAACAAGCCTCAAGCATGCTGGACTCTCCCTTGCCAACTCCATTTCTGTTACAGTTCAAACAATAATTCTTGTAGGATGGCTGCAGAGAAGGATAGGCATTCTTTCTATTGAATCGTTAATACTTCCTGTAATCAAGTATATTGCCTCGGGATTAGTGATGGCATATATAATCTGGAACATTTCAGGTTTTGTTGACTGGTTTAACGATCCTTTTGCTAAGAGATTACTATTCTTGCTCTTAATAGTAATTGTTGGTGGAACAACATATCTCCTAATCTGTATTGTTGCTGGAGTAAAGGAGATTTCATTAGTAAGGGATAAGCTTTATAAAATATCAAAGGCTACTTTCTCCAAAAGGCGGGAGTAA
- the dnaK gene encoding molecular chaperone DnaK, with amino-acid sequence MSKIIGIDLGTTNSCVSVMMGGDYIVIQNSEGQRTTPSIIAFTEKGERLVGQVAKNQIITNPENTIRSIKRFMGRSYSEVMEEMKMVSYKIIDDGKGGIKVKTGEGELTPQEISARILQKMKQTAEDYLGEKVEKAVITVPAYFNDAQRQATKDAGKIAGLQVERIINEPTAASLAYGLDKKGKNEKIAVYDLGGGTFDISILELGDGVFEVKSTNGNTHLGGDDFDQRIMLWLIDEFKKQSGIDISNDKMALQRLKEAAEKAKIELSGKLQTEINIPFLTADQSGPKHMVITLTRAKFEQLVEDQISSTREPCIRALEDAGLTPTEIDEIILVGGSTRIPAVQELVKNIFGKDPNRGVNPDEVVAIGAAIQGGVLAGDVHDVLLLDVTPLSLGIETLGGVMTKLIDRNTTIPTRKSQIFSTAADNQPAVSVHVLQGEREMATQNRTLGRFDLVGIPPAPRGVPQIEVAFDIDANGIVHVSAKDLGTGKEQKIKIESSSGLSEEEINNMVKDAEMHSEEDKKIKELVIARNEADAFIYSLEKMIKENEDKVDPSEKQQIESQIAHLKKAMESDDINAIKDAKNNLEQASHKFAERMYKETASQQPPQEENRDSNSDVQSEPEMEGESGDEKVYDADYEVVDDDEKDR; translated from the coding sequence ATGAGTAAAATAATTGGAATCGATCTTGGCACAACCAACTCATGTGTTTCGGTTATGATGGGGGGAGATTATATTGTTATTCAGAACTCTGAAGGGCAGAGAACCACTCCATCCATTATAGCTTTTACAGAAAAGGGAGAGAGATTAGTTGGGCAGGTTGCCAAAAATCAGATAATTACAAATCCAGAAAATACTATACGGTCTATTAAAAGATTTATGGGAAGAAGCTATTCAGAAGTCATGGAAGAGATGAAGATGGTCTCATATAAGATAATAGATGATGGGAAGGGTGGTATAAAGGTTAAAACAGGGGAGGGTGAGCTTACACCGCAGGAAATATCCGCGAGAATACTACAAAAGATGAAGCAGACTGCCGAGGACTACCTTGGCGAAAAGGTTGAAAAGGCTGTTATTACTGTACCCGCATATTTTAATGATGCTCAAAGACAGGCAACAAAGGATGCAGGTAAGATTGCGGGGCTTCAGGTTGAACGAATTATAAATGAACCTACAGCGGCATCCTTAGCCTATGGATTGGACAAAAAGGGTAAAAACGAAAAGATAGCTGTTTATGATCTTGGAGGGGGAACCTTTGATATTTCAATTCTTGAATTAGGGGATGGTGTTTTTGAGGTAAAATCAACTAACGGTAATACCCATCTTGGTGGTGATGATTTTGATCAGCGGATAATGCTTTGGTTGATTGATGAGTTTAAAAAACAATCAGGAATTGATATTTCAAATGATAAAATGGCATTGCAGAGATTGAAAGAGGCCGCTGAAAAGGCAAAGATTGAATTATCTGGCAAGCTGCAGACGGAGATCAATATACCCTTCCTAACAGCAGATCAGAGCGGACCAAAGCATATGGTGATAACATTGACAAGGGCAAAATTTGAGCAACTAGTTGAAGATCAGATATCATCTACAAGGGAGCCATGCATCAGAGCGTTGGAGGATGCAGGGTTGACCCCTACTGAAATAGATGAGATTATACTCGTAGGAGGATCAACTAGGATTCCTGCTGTACAGGAGCTTGTGAAGAATATATTTGGAAAGGATCCAAATAGGGGTGTGAATCCCGATGAGGTGGTAGCTATTGGCGCTGCTATTCAGGGTGGGGTGCTTGCAGGAGATGTACATGATGTGCTCCTTCTTGATGTAACTCCTCTCTCTTTGGGAATAGAGACCTTAGGGGGTGTTATGACAAAATTGATTGACAGGAATACAACGATTCCGACTAGGAAGAGTCAAATATTTTCCACAGCAGCTGATAATCAGCCGGCAGTTTCAGTGCACGTGCTGCAGGGGGAGAGAGAGATGGCCACCCAGAATAGAACGCTTGGTAGATTTGACCTTGTCGGAATTCCTCCCGCACCAAGGGGAGTCCCTCAGATTGAGGTCGCTTTTGATATTGATGCAAATGGTATTGTGCACGTTTCAGCTAAGGATCTTGGAACAGGGAAGGAACAGAAGATAAAGATTGAGTCTTCCAGTGGATTATCGGAAGAGGAGATCAATAATATGGTAAAAGACGCGGAGATGCATTCGGAAGAGGATAAGAAGATCAAGGAACTCGTAATAGCAAGAAATGAAGCTGATGCCTTTATATATTCACTAGAGAAGATGATAAAGGAGAATGAGGATAAGGTTGATCCAAGCGAGAAGCAGCAAATTGAATCTCAAATAGCTCATCTTAAAAAGGCGATGGAATCTGATGATATTAATGCTATTAAGGATGCTAAAAATAATCTTGAGCAGGCTTCACATAAATTTGCTGAGAGAATGTATAAGGAAACGGCTTCGCAACAACCTCCACAAGAGGAGAATAGAGACTCAAATAGCGATGTCCAAAGTGAACCAGAAATGGAGGGTGAAAGTGGTGATGAAAAGGTATATGATGCTGACTATGAAGTCGTTGATGATGACGAGAAAGATCGTTAG
- the trkA gene encoding Trk system potassium transporter TrkA, with product MKIVIVGAGEVGFQIAEQLIAENKDVVIIEQDSERVKYASNHLDCIVLQAEGNNIEILKEAGISKADYFISVTNSDEVNMIACGLVSSEFERPYKIARVRNLDYSRAKIFEKSFLGIDCIVNPEVEAAKVIANTVEYGASSDIMLFEKTDIQMRNIFIDEHSQLKNRALKDIKKSLKEDFLIGCISRQENIIIPSGKTIIRENDNVYLFATKKKLEEVFAKVGRSKTEIKNVIIVGGGRIGKYVAAYLIKQKRNVKIIDSNTRNCIELAEDFPEALVINGDISDEDIFEDEQLHSYDLIITTTNNQELNILAAIYAKTLGIKRAIPIVTKTNYLTIASNLGIDATISPKNSSVDTILKVIRKGNIKTIHSIFGGKAEVIEFSLENSSFENGKAIKELKIPENTLIVSVSRGRDNYIPGGDFVIQNGDDIIIITPQESISKVEDIFTSHQ from the coding sequence ATGAAAATAGTAATTGTTGGCGCCGGCGAGGTAGGTTTTCAAATAGCTGAGCAACTAATAGCTGAGAACAAGGATGTTGTCATCATTGAGCAGGACTCTGAAAGAGTCAAGTATGCCTCAAATCATCTAGATTGTATTGTCTTACAGGCGGAAGGGAACAACATAGAGATTTTAAAGGAGGCTGGGATAAGCAAAGCGGATTACTTTATCAGCGTCACTAATTCAGATGAAGTCAATATGATTGCCTGTGGTTTAGTCTCCTCCGAATTTGAGCGTCCCTATAAGATCGCGAGAGTTCGAAATCTGGATTATTCCAGGGCAAAAATATTTGAGAAATCCTTTCTTGGGATTGACTGCATTGTTAATCCTGAGGTTGAAGCGGCAAAGGTGATTGCCAATACAGTGGAATATGGCGCGTCAAGCGACATCATGCTCTTTGAAAAAACTGACATTCAGATGAGAAATATTTTTATTGATGAGCATTCTCAACTGAAGAATAGGGCACTCAAGGATATTAAAAAGAGCTTAAAGGAGGATTTTTTAATTGGTTGCATCTCACGACAAGAGAATATCATTATCCCCTCTGGAAAAACCATTATAAGAGAAAACGATAATGTCTATCTCTTCGCGACAAAAAAAAAATTGGAGGAAGTGTTCGCCAAGGTTGGCAGATCTAAGACTGAGATAAAGAATGTGATCATTGTGGGGGGAGGGAGAATCGGCAAATATGTGGCCGCATATTTAATCAAACAGAAGAGAAATGTTAAGATCATTGATTCAAATACCCGGAACTGTATTGAGCTTGCAGAGGACTTTCCGGAAGCCTTAGTCATTAATGGCGACATTTCCGATGAGGATATCTTTGAAGATGAACAGCTACACTCATATGATCTGATCATTACTACAACAAACAATCAGGAACTTAATATTCTGGCTGCAATATATGCTAAAACATTGGGGATCAAGAGAGCCATACCGATTGTCACCAAAACAAACTACCTTACAATAGCCTCTAATCTTGGAATTGATGCCACTATTAGCCCTAAGAACAGTTCAGTAGATACAATTTTAAAGGTAATCAGAAAAGGCAACATTAAGACTATACATAGCATCTTTGGCGGCAAAGCGGAGGTTATTGAGTTTTCACTTGAGAACTCAAGCTTTGAAAATGGGAAAGCCATTAAGGAATTAAAAATACCAGAAAACACGCTAATTGTATCAGTTTCAAGGGGAAGGGATAACTATATTCCTGGTGGAGACTTTGTCATTCAGAATGGGGATGATATCATAATTATTACACCTCAAGAGTCAATCTCTAAGGTTGAGGATATTTTTACAAGTCATCAATGA
- the hrcA gene encoding heat-inducible transcriptional repressor HrcA yields the protein MMEKSSIPENILNERESAILRTIIYEYISTGTPVGSRSFVQKYSFSISPATMRNIMYDLEAMGFLIRPHTSAGRVPTDKGYRYYVDQLLDSYVQIEDNKTQVKEIFREELIRRELHLDKLFLAVTKMLSLASKYAGVVLTPNLDYTIVKHIELISLDNNEVLFVLVTRTGMVYNKRVTISAKVTQDELYNNSKYLTGELCGYSMFEIKEEIFQKLRSNSMITTNEEVALDIAELALSKSDAPELLIDGIENLLHIPEMVENERLKSLLHLIEEKKILREIMERSLYMDGVTTLIGDEIAGDDISGCSIVTSAYKIGNKNAGVVGVIGPTRMDYEKVVPLVGYAENRVSAFLTNISR from the coding sequence ATGATGGAAAAATCTTCAATACCAGAGAACATCTTAAACGAGAGAGAATCTGCCATTCTGAGGACAATTATCTATGAGTATATATCAACAGGCACACCGGTTGGCTCGAGGTCTTTTGTTCAGAAGTATTCATTCTCAATTTCACCTGCTACCATGAGAAATATAATGTATGACCTTGAGGCAATGGGATTTTTGATTAGACCTCACACATCAGCTGGTAGGGTTCCAACGGATAAGGGTTATAGATATTATGTAGATCAATTGTTAGATTCCTATGTTCAAATAGAAGACAACAAGACACAAGTAAAAGAAATATTTAGAGAAGAACTAATAAGAAGAGAATTACATTTAGATAAGCTTTTTTTGGCTGTTACAAAAATGCTTTCACTGGCGTCAAAGTATGCTGGAGTTGTGCTTACTCCCAATCTAGATTATACAATCGTGAAGCATATTGAACTTATATCACTTGATAATAATGAAGTATTATTTGTGTTAGTAACGAGAACCGGAATGGTATATAATAAAAGGGTCACTATTTCGGCTAAGGTTACGCAAGATGAGCTCTATAATAACTCTAAATACTTGACAGGGGAGTTGTGTGGTTACTCCATGTTCGAAATTAAAGAAGAAATTTTTCAAAAACTAAGAAGCAATAGTATGATCACTACAAATGAGGAGGTTGCCTTGGATATTGCTGAATTAGCATTATCCAAGAGTGATGCACCAGAACTCCTTATAGATGGGATCGAAAATTTATTACACATCCCTGAAATGGTTGAAAATGAACGACTGAAAAGTCTTCTTCATCTCATTGAAGAGAAAAAGATTTTAAGAGAGATTATGGAGAGAAGTCTCTATATGGATGGTGTAACCACACTCATTGGTGATGAGATTGCTGGGGATGATATATCAGGATGTAGCATAGTAACTTCTGCATATAAGATTGGAAATAAGAATGCAGGTGTAGTTGGGGTAATTGGACCAACAAGAATGGATTATGAGAAGGTAGTCCCTTTAGTGGGTTATGCCGAGAACAGGGTGTCCGCCTTTTTAACCAATATATCTAGATAA